Genomic segment of Terriglobia bacterium:
ACCCATAGTTTGGAGACGTATGGATTCACTCCTACGGACGCTGCAGCATCCTGGTCCTGCTTGATGGCGCGCAACGCCAGCCCAAATTTGCTGGAGGCGATGATGCTTGAGACGAACACCGCCAGCGCCACCAGCCCCAGGGCGGTGTAGTAATGCTCAAGCTGCCGGAAAGGGCCCGCTTCCGTAAGCCGGTATCCGCTGGCGCCGCCGGTGAAATCTACGTTGTTCATCACCACGCGCACGGCTTCGTTTACGCCGATGGTGGCAATGGCAAAATACGGGCCGCGCAGCCGGAACGTCGGGAGTCCTATCAGAAATGACGCTAGCGCTGCGATTGCCGCCGCACAAAGAAAAGCAAACCATGGGCTCCTGCCGGCGTTGATCAGCAGCGCGGTAGCGTAAGCGCCCAGACCGTAGAACACGGCAAAGCCGAACGAGACCTGCCCGGTGAAACCGCCCAGCAGGTTCCAGGCAAGGCTGGTGGTGGTCCAGAGCGCAGTGATAAAAATCAGCTTCACTACGTTCTGGCTTGGCCCGGCGACCGGCAACAGGGCCAGGGCAAGCAGCAGAAGACAGGGAAGGATGACCTTCAGGCGGTCACCTGCTGGCCATTGGCTCATGCCGCCCGCCACTTTTTCTCCAGCAGGCCCGCGACCCCCTTCGGCAGCACCAGCAGCGCTACCACGAGCAGGACGAAGGAGACAACCGGTTGATAGCTGGCAGGCAGGTAAACGCTGGTCCACCCATGCGAGTACCAGGGAAATGGGACGTTGATGCTGAACGTCTCAAGGAAAGCCAGGATCACCGCGCCCAGCGCCACGCCGGACACCGATTCCAGCCCGCCCAGCACGATGATGACGAAAGCGCGCAACTGGAAGGCGGCGCCGAAATCCGGCGTGAAAGGAAAAAGGATGGCCAGCAGCGCTCCAGCGAAGCCGGCGAAGGCCGTTCCCAGCCCAAAGGTGAGCATGGCGGTCCGGCGATCATCCACGCCCACGATCTGGGCGGCATAAGGGTTCTGGATCAGCGAGCGCATGGACCGGCCAAACCAGCTGCGGTTAAAAATCACTTGCAGGAGAAACAGCGAAACCAGGGCTGCGGCGAAGACCACCAGGTTGACCTTGGGTATGGTGATTTCGCCAAACCGTACCGACGAAAAAGTGAGTGGCGTGAGAATGGAGTAAGCCTGCGTCCCCCAGACCAGATAACCAACATTCTGGAGGACCTGCCAGAAGCCGAACATCAGAAGAAGAGAGGAAAGCGTGGGCGTGTCTGACTTAGGCAGGCGGCGCGCCAGCAACCAGTGGACTCCGGCCCCAAAGACAAAGAAAACAGGCAGGGCGAGTACCGCGCACAGGACCGGCGGAATGTGAAACCGGTTAAACACTTCGTATGCGAAGTACGCGCCCAGCATCAGGAACCCGGCGTGGGCCAGGTTCACAATCTTCATCACGCCATA
This window contains:
- a CDS encoding branched-chain amino acid ABC transporter permease produces the protein MTAVDYLNLLISALLLAGIYAAMAVGMTVIYGVMKIVNLAHAGFLMLGAYFAYEVFNRFHIPPVLCAVLALPVFFVFGAGVHWLLARRLPKSDTPTLSSLLLMFGFWQVLQNVGYLVWGTQAYSILTPLTFSSVRFGEITIPKVNLVVFAAALVSLFLLQVIFNRSWFGRSMRSLIQNPYAAQIVGVDDRRTAMLTFGLGTAFAGFAGALLAILFPFTPDFGAAFQLRAFVIIVLGGLESVSGVALGAVILAFLETFSINVPFPWYSHGWTSVYLPASYQPVVSFVLLVVALLVLPKGVAGLLEKKWRAA
- a CDS encoding branched-chain amino acid ABC transporter permease — protein: MSQWPAGDRLKVILPCLLLLALALLPVAGPSQNVVKLIFITALWTTTSLAWNLLGGFTGQVSFGFAVFYGLGAYATALLINAGRSPWFAFLCAAAIAALASFLIGLPTFRLRGPYFAIATIGVNEAVRVVMNNVDFTGGASGYRLTEAGPFRQLEHYYTALGLVALAVFVSSIIASSKFGLALRAIKQDQDAAASVGVNPYVSKLWVHAIAAALTGIAGGVFARYALFIYPGGVFSFQTSISILLMPVIGGIGTVWGAVMGGVIFGVVEEELVANFPNIHLLLYGSLLVLIILFEPDGLLGLLRRLAGRTRKFLEKQPA